CCCATGCATTAGTGAAATCTTTAGTTTCGCTATTCTCTTTATATAAGACCTTTTGAATCCCCATGCGTTCACATCCTTGAAACTCCATTTTACTCCTCCCACCAAGTCCACAACGCTACATCTAATGAAGTATATGTATGCTGAATAGTAAGAgattataatattatcataatgTTCCAAAATTATTgggaattaaataattagggaCAATTAAAGAGAAGAATATTCACTATACCCTTCTTAGCTATAAAAAACCAACATACACACTGCAAATCTGCAATACATCGGTATTTGTCTAATTAAGGCTCATAAACGCCTAATATTCTTCTAAATTGCACCTCCTATCAACATTGATAAGCATTAACTGCACAACATTTATTCCATAGAAGTGATTATCGGTACAGAAGCACTTAACTTCAGATAAATAAACTCCAATAGAACAACACATTACGCAGCTTCAATTTCAGATAAACTCATAACAACAAATCTCTCGCCGGAATGAGCtgcaaaacacaaaattaaggAACTACGAACCTCATGCTCTCAAAGCTCAACTCGCTGCCGTCGAGGATCAGACTCCGCAGCTTCGCCGCCAACTTCTCCGACTCACAGAAACACTAAAATCAGAAAAACCAATTAACTCATCgataagaagaagaaaaaaaaaaactgcaCCGACTTCCACTCCAAATCAAAAGCAGTAGACACTTTGAAATCACGCCACAAAACATTATCCAGCTCAAAACTCACGAGATCCTCGCGTTTCTTCCGTCTCCGACGGCATGCGCGCGGCGGCAGGTCGAAATCAGCAGCGGCGAGCGGCGCTTCCGTGGATCGGCGAGCTGCGATTTCAGCAGAGATCGGTCACGTGCGCGCTGCGCGGCTCTGATCGCCTCCTCCGCTTTTCgctgtttctctctctttgcTGAGAGCTAACAGTCATTAATGAGTttatgagtgagaatgagtgaGTGCCTGCAAAAAGCTTGTGATCATAACTACGTTATTTGTGGCTTCAGTTTCTTATTTTCACTTATAGATAattatcattcattttttcttttccttttttaggtgataaaaagttaaaagctTATTTTATgacatatatattcataaaacGAAACTCATAGAATCGGACATAGTAAAAGAATGTCGCATTTGCATTAGTAGCCAACGGTCATATGATAATTCGATGCTGGCAATGAATGACGAGGGAATAACGGAAATGATTGGATGAGAGATCGGATCCCCCTTCTCAACctaaatttgttattgattgtgtttagacctgcccaaggtttatcGAACGggcggttaaaaccgaaacTGTAACGGTCGGTTACAGTTCCGAACTgaaaccgtgagaatttacccgaaccgaaaccgtcgatttttgaaccgtggttcggttcaggttcaaaaattttcgaaccgaaaccgtacCAGAACCGCGAAAACAGCCGAAAAACCGTGAAATCAAgccggaaccgcaaaaaaTTAGCGGTttggaaccgtgaaaaaccgccggttcggaaccgaaaTCGACggttttggaaccggaaccgtaaCCGTAACCGCGAAACACCCTCGCAGTTCAGTTCcggttcaacaatttccaaaaccggaaccggcggttctgAACCGTAACTGTCGGTTcctgaaccgtgggcacctctaattgcgtttaataaataaactactttatttttaaaaaaaataatctacaTAATATACTCGTAAGtcatatttatcaatattgttaGTAAAAATGTCAACGGCGCATGCTTGACTATTCGCCTTAGTATAAATGTTAGCTCATTCACATTAATGATAAGATTAAATCATATTATTCCATAATAAAGTTaatcaatttgaaaataataaatacacaTTGATTTATGACGTTTCGAGAGTATGCTGTCAGcattaatatttgatagtgtattttaaatttcaatattctatttattttattcgttTCCTGTTATGTATTTATAATCTTCATTTTGCGATTATAACGATATGGCTTTTGACTAGAGAGTgtgaaataaaaagttaaattagagtatatattatagaaAGTCTCATGCATCATTTTGTGCTATTGtactaacaaaattaaatactagtagtacgtAATTCAAACGAAATTCGACTAAAAATTACTtgtaaaaaatgaagagattACATTTGAAAGAACGAGGTCTTaaagataatgaaaataaagtattaaagAGAGAACACAAAAAGTAAtcaaatgaaacaaatgaTTAAGCAATCTTTTAGTGATGATAGCTAGTAGCAAAGAGTACTTTAACAATgccataataatattttaaaataatttgcatGAATAAAGTTTTAAATCATGCAAAGTAGTATGAAACACACTTTTTGAGGGTGCATATCAATAGTGTTTCAAATAGAAGttcaacaaatatttatataaggACCAGGAGAATGTACGAGCGGAGCGATCAGTGTTGCACCGTCGATGAGGGGTTGCTCGCATGCATCGTATTGCTGTTTCATTTGCTCTATCTTTTCGTCTCTCTTCATGTATAATTCTCGATCGTACTTGTTCTTCCACTTTCTGTTATAAATAATGGATAAATGGAGTATGGATACttgataaattatactccactatagtttttttaataaaattgagggttcaaaatttaatttacaatgaataaaattgagaattcATTAAACAATTCTAGCATACAAAGAACCGTTATAATGTATAATTCACATGTGTGAATTTCCATTTCCGTTGTATGCGACAAGGAATATTCATTTCCCCAATGTTAAtgattcaaaatcaaacaacaatTCTTGATTTCATCATTACTCTTTTTAAATTATCTATGTAAAGTTTTTTTAAAGACAATCTTCTTTacactcaaaaataaaagtttcttctgaaaaaatacaataaaaaagttaCCCAATATCCTTCTTTTTCTACCATTACGTTATATACTGTATATATGAGACATTTGCTAATATTGTTCTACTTTTATCTGCAATAACATTAGTTCATGcaaatttaaaacttaaaataacacacataaaaacaaaatacttaaAACACATTGCACACAAAAAAGCacacaaaatattaaagagaaaaaaattaaataatttatataaaaataaatttgctccaatttatagaatttgattattttgcaattattttttttgaggcaaatgaataaaaatttaaaaaccacGTCACAATGGACTCAAACGGAAACTTTTGGCACCATGCATTAACGGCTTACCGCTCTACCACACTAAGCTAATTCACACACATTATTTTGTacctagtatttttttaacacACCATGTGTTGAAGTACATGATAAAATAAGGAATACCTAGTACTTTCCTAAAATAATGTACTAATGGTTTTGatacaaaatggaaaatttgctataatttttaaaaggaatattgacatctaatattatgaaacttccaaaaaattatgtttttcccataaattttaaaattaacaaataatatcacgaactttaccccggTTTTGTCTTTTCctatgaatgaaaaaattcatgttattttaatagattgattTTGGAacgtgtgcttcaagaaaaactatcttcaaaatttgaaaaacttgaagctctcaaaattgttgtcgagaaattacgaaaaaaaatatgtatcataatattatttgtgtgaatttttttattgatgagaaataacaaattcggggtaaagttcgtgatattatttttcaatttcaaaattcatggtaaaaactcaattttttttaaagttccgtaatattagatgccaatattcCTTTCTTAAAAAGATAGATCACATTAGACCTATCATAGAACTAAATATTCCTATGTCATCCTATATTACAATATACACATACTACTAGCATTAATTTggcattaaaaatattatgacgTTTATAGTTTGTGTGGTTTACAATATGAACCTATTATCAGTTACCTAAAGTTGACGTGTGTGCCAAACAATACACGTGAACCTCTTGCATTCGTTGCAAAGTTATAAAAGATGGATTTATTATCTaggaaaatgaataaaattataaaagtataaaaaactAACCCTAGATAAAAGTATGAGGTTCGATGAATTAGATAATActattgaattttatgaagCTTGTTTAGTTGAGTTTATAGGGTCTGATActaaatttcaaaacattagCATATATGAttagttttaggattcttgatttttcttaaataaaattacccTCGGATAATCTTGAAGCAATTCAATATagaataatcttaaaaataaattaattttagtaaacAAAAAGCCGAATTATGTTGCTCTCTATAGTAGGTGAGAAGAATACCACTATGTTTAGAGGTTGGCCCCTTGTTTTTTCAACTAGTCAAATCCATCCTTTAATCATATCTCTTTTTATCTCTCCACATTGTATGGGTACAATTATTAGCATTTTCAAATAGTGTTGTGTTTGTCTTTGTTATTTTCAAGATTCCACAAAAAATACACTATAGTCAAATCTTTGAAATGGGAATATAACTAgcaaaatatattgtataggTCCCAAAAATAGCTCAATTTTGTTGgtcttgttttgttttgatttttgttggtGTTGGATATacataaaaaggaaaatgaataGTACTGTATCAATGAAAATAGAATGACCCCATATGAACAagaatgaataattaaaagagagagtattataaaaaaaaattgagataatAATTGACAATGAAAAGTCCAAAACAGAATTGTGAGGCTCCAAATAAGCCACATAACACCTTTTAGTACTTGTTTGGGTGCTTGCTTTGGGAGCCCCATGCCTTAgtgatttgtttcaattttctttcctAACATAGAAAATTCCAATTTTGTAATTCCCATCACCTATAAATGCTTTGCCAATTTTGATGGAAATTCACTTCAACATAACATATCacataatttcaatttaaacaaaaaatattactccatccgtctcataATAAATGTCATACTTtcccttttagtttgtcccacaaaagatgtcacatttttttttgagctctttctcacattaatataaatatattatcttCTCTCTTTACCTAACACACAAAGCAACATCACCTAAAATCACGTGCCAATCCCCAAATATGTTATCTAttatgggatggagagagtagtaTTCATTCGTTAAGTGTTTTACAAAAAAGTGTTTATGTAAAGCCACAATGTGACTCCATCGATTCATTCCATTAGAATGTCTCTAGAACAAAGAGTAAGTAATTGagaataatagtataaatagaTTTGAGCATTAAAGAGTAATTActtagtactatattaattattattcttttcataAGACTTTATAAACTATTCTTTTATTGCTGGTCACAATATAACTAGATTCTGTATTTAAATTCAGCAACTAActataaatgcaattaattaatcatatacttCAATATCCAAGCTATGCAATttctagtaatttatttttgttgtcgATCCATCAATGATTATGCATATGCTATTATTGCTCGAACCTTTTAAACATTTAATTGCTGGAATTGTTTCGTTGAACTTGGTATGTTTGAATATTGAAGAGCATCATTACTTTATGTCATTTTGGTAAATTTTGACCTTGTTTTAGCAAAACATAGGGTTCGAGATATATTTCAATCTTATCATTTGTGTTGTGAAATGACGATATTTatgtagtattaaaaaaaaaaaaaaaaccacatttgctttcatgaaaaataaagttgcatagaCTCGGGTCACAATAGATTGGGAGTTCGAATCACTTCAGATGCATGAATGCGAACAAGGAGCGGCAATATCCATCACACTGCATCATAACATGTCGATTTTCTTGAACCCGGAAAATTGTAAACCCGGTttacaattttcttaatacAATTTACAAATCAATATCTCTCATCTAGTTTGCGAATCGCAACTGCAATGTAAGACTCGTACAGAAAAGAGTAAACATGAAATGTCTTCATAACCGTATTGAAACATGTCGTAACCGAAACTTCCTCGACTAAGGGGAACCATTATTGAATCCTCTTGAAAAAAAACTTACAACTCATTATTTTGCTCCCCAAGCTTTGATACTATCAAACTGACCTGCTCCAATCTTGaaaaaaagaatggaaaatgtcaataataacaaaatgaaataaaatcaagcATGCTTAGCATTCATTTCTCAAACAACCTCTAGTAGAGCAGCTCCTCAAATACAGGATCGACACTTCGTCCCCACTTCCCGTGGTACAGAGCGAGGAGCTTTTCCGCTGGAGTTATGCCTGTATTACgaattttcacaaaaaaacatcaagccaaaatcatagtattaaaaggAAGTCGATTAAGATGAGAAACAAATTTGACAAGATTCCGAGAACTTATGCATGAAAAGAAACTAGTAGCAGTTTGATGGTCGGTGCTCACCTGTATTAACGACTTCCGTCAGTTCATTTAAGAATCCAGCCTCCTTGAAGCCTCTTCTTTCCAAGCCATCCTATGAGAAAGAACACAACGAAAGATGAACAGTAGACACAGAAATAGCAAGACCGCTTAACCTAGCCTTGTCACAGTAATTGAGTGAAAGCTATTACGTAAAAATCATAGGAAACCAGGACAGAGCAAGACAAAACAGGATTACTGTTAATGAAGTCACCTTGGAAATTTTGAGAACTTCTTGCGCGACATGCTTCAGCAAGCCATCACGAAATGGCGTCTTCAGCCCCTCCTTTGGGACCTACTacaaaattttagattaaaagGGATCTTCATGGCtagctataaatgaatttcgcAAGTTCTAAAGGTTGGGATATATTAAAGAGTGTGTGTATTGGAAGATGCAAGAGacataaattagaaattacaGAGAAGGAAGGTAACACGCTGATTAGTTTTCTGTGGCTCTGCCCATTATTTCATCACAAATCTTCTTTGGTTTGTCGAAGCAGACTAAATTTTGTCTCACCAAATGATTGTTCTACCCAACATTAACTAATTTTGTGAAGATATCTCAAGTCAACTGGAAAGAAGTTATTTTGGAATAACATTGATTCTCAGCAAGATAAACCAAAGTAAAAGCACCTACATCACCTCTGGGACGTGCAGaaatcttttaaaatattcatagtaAATGAACCAATAGTTTTCAATTAGCAAAGACATACGATCAAGACCTCTTGGATATCCGTTTCTTAAGACATTAAAGAGTGAGGATGTTACCTTATTTCTAAGCATCTCTCTTTCCTCGAGTGTCCAATCTGCTATCATGTCCAGAACATTTTGCAGAGAATCATTGTCATACAAGAGACCAACCTGAAACACAGTAATCTTAGTATAGCAAACCAAATTCAGAGGTCAAAAACCTGAATAAAGACTTAGCAAATTCAGAATCTTGAATCAGTTCATCTTCTATTTTATGAACATGCAGCTATGTCTAGGCTTGTTCTCACTATATCACATTCCTTATCAACCCTACCACCCTTGTCCTTCAATATATGAAGAGCTCGAGAAGTGTCATGCTTAAGGCACATGCAGCaccaattatttttctttataaatcctaaaaatatttatgttctCATTTTCATAGTTTGATAAACGCAAGCAGATAAACCACATAAACAAAGaacaagataaaatactatgcAGATTAAGAGAATGCACCCAAAATGCAGGTAGTGCACATAGCCGCCTCCAAGGTCCTCCGTCAGCACCCCTCATCTCCAAGTATCTTTTAAGCCTAACCTGGGGAAAGATAATAACTGATATTAGTAAAGCGGGGAAGATAACTGCCAACCATTTTTGCTTAATCATTCACAATACGAACCTCCGGAAATATTGTTGTTAAATGATTCTCCCAGTCGTTGAGAGTTGGATATTCACCTGGAAGAGAAGGAAGTTTCCCAGCCAAAAAGTCCTGCAGAAGATTTATAAGAGAATAACAGTCATGTCATGCCCAGCAGAATTACAGGAAATAATCTAAATAGAAAGAATCGGGTGGAGGTAAATACCCGGAAGGACATTCCAGCACAATCTATATACTTTTTCTTCCGATAGACAAAGTACATTGGGACGTCAAGAGCATACTCTACATATTGTTCAAACCTATGCCAGCAAACAAATTCGCACTAAATACAATCATACAAACAGTCCATtaacatatgaaaataaaatcataggtGCCTCAAAGTTCTTTATGATTTAGTAACAGAATAAGAAAACTTCATATGAGGAATGTCAAAAGGAAACATCTACTTTGAGCttttttattacattgtgtttagTTGCTATGATTAGTTAGATTTGTATCTTTCTATTATCAACATATACAtgccaaaaatcaaaagttaaAGAGAGATTATTCTGGGAGATGTGACAAAACTCGTACACCTGCTAACACAAACACACAGGCTATTTAGAAATAGTACTGTAGAGGACTTACCCAAAGGAGTCATCAAAGACAAAAGGAAGCATTCCAGACCGGTCATTGTCAGTATCTGTCCATATTTGGCTGTGCAGAAACATGAATtatcatgtcaacaacttattaAAAGCCAATATCAATTACATATAACTCAGGGCAGTAAAAAACAGAACTATTTTAATCATGGGACATCATAACTACCTTCTCATGCTAAGATATCCGTTTGGTTTCCCTTCAGTGAATGGTGAATTTGCAAACAATGCCGTAGCtatctatttaataaaaacattagatccaatacattaattatttccaTCAAAAGAGTAATGTCAACTTACAGGCTGTAAGGCAAGACCAGCCCGGAATTTCTTTATCATATCAGCTTCGGAATCAAAATCCAGGTTCACCTATATAAGACAAAGTGAGAAATGGAAGACTGAACATAGTATATTGACATCCAACTTAAAATTCAGCATTACTCCTCACCTGGACAGTACATGTTCTAAACATCATATCAAGTCCCAGCGACCCAACTTTGGGCATgtaatttttcatgattacATATCTTCCCTGAGAATAGTTATGTTGTCAGCAGTATAGATAGAAATTCAACAATATAAGAATTAAAACTTGTACAAACATGGAAAGGACAATATGCAATACATTATACCATAACTAAGGAAACATATATGCCATGATGAAATACAATATCTCAAAACATATGAGAAAAAACAATCCGGAATTAAGATATGTACAATTGATTGAAACAtctcaagaaaattaaaagatcAGTGTGCAGTGAAAATTGGAAATTCTACGTACGATCAGTTAGAACCGCGATGAGAACATGCCAGACATAGTAGTTGTCTAACTGTGTCCAAATCTACAACTCAATTCCCCAACATGGTTTCTATCTATTCTATAGGTATCTAGCTAATAATAAGTGAGTAATAGCACTTTTAGATAGTCAAGACTACAAGTTATGCACCAATTTTGtttcaacatatatatagacaagTTTGACTTGAAGACGCATAAATTCCCTTCATTTAAGTAATCCATTTTTACCTTCTTTCacctatttaaattttctatctGTTTCTCTATTCTAAATTTTGCCTCTAGTATCAATATCTTATACTATGTTTCAagaacaatttcttaatcccTGAGCAGAGAATGGCACAATAACTATTTGACACATTTGCTCAATTCTCAAGCCATCATGCAGAGACATTatctttcaaatttcaatcgCAACCTTCTCAGAAAATGAGATGGAGATATGCTGTCATGCTGTGGGCATTGTCTGAAAGTTTGTCATTAGCATTCAAGAGAATGGCACAATAACTATTTGACACATTTGCTCAATTTTCAAGCCATCATGCAGAGACATTatctttcaaatttcaatcacAACCTTCTCAGGAAATGAGATGGGGATATGCTGTCATGCTGTGGGCACTCTTTGAAATTTTGACATTAGCATTCAAGAGTTGTGCATATGGCATCATAACATTATCATCAAGAGTATTGTCAAACGTGTTATAACTTGCATTATATGTAGAGAGTAGATGATTAAGTTTCTTATTCCTAGAAATTTCAGCCTCaagatattttgaaatttaaatatatgagTGCAAGTGATGTTACCTTGGGCATTATTGGTATGTCTTCACGTCTCCATTTGGGCTGGAAGCCAATTCCTAGAAATCCAATCCCCATTTCTTCTGCAACAGCCTTAACCTGAGCATTTCATTAAACTTATATCATCCAGTGTATTTCATTGAACTGATTATTATCCCTTGAATTCAGATTTTTAAAGAGAATTTCTGCAAATTCAATGGACTGGGCATCGGGAGGTTCTTCGCAAAATTCGATCATATGCATCATGCATGAAATAAAGGCACCTAATTTAAAGGGCCCATGGGCTGAACTATACTTCTGAGGAAAGCTTCTCTCATTTAAGGCGCATTGCGATTCTGAATAAatctttttataatatgataaaaaaaacatatgatTTCGTGATAGAAATCGATTCTAGCCAATATCATTCCCACTAATTCTGGTTTGTCATTACATCTAAAAGGAACATATTTATCAGATGAAATAACTTTTCAAGTTAAAGAAGTCAATATGTGCAAAACTATGGTTCCTCTTTTAATGCAGTTGAGGTAACAAGAGACAATCATATGTTCATCCAGGCCAAAGCATAtcagaaaacaaacaaacaaatgaaacTTCCGTGTAAGAAACAGATTACCAAAAACACTAGATTCCTCAAACTTTGTACCACAAAACAGAACTACTAACCTGATAGAGATGAGAATTGACTTCAGCACAAGTTTGGTGCAGAGTTTCAAGGGGTGCACCACTAAGCTCAAATTGGCCACCAGGCTCCAGCGAGATACTTTGATTATTCTGCCAGTTATTAAAAACTTAAACAATTTTAAGTGTGTCCTTAGCATCATAGAATTCAGATACGAGAATAGTGTTGTTCTAATTAACTTAATCATTAACTTGGAATTAAGTCAGGCAATATGTGTCCTGATAGAATAGGAGTTTAGCAATTAATATGTATTAGTAATTGCCTAATTTTACATGGAAACCAGTGTGCATAGCGTAGACAGATTATTTAGGAACGAccacatatttttttgggaattgaagaaataaataacGTACCTGTTTGAGTCCAATAATGTTTTCACCTTCCATTATTTTATCCCAGTCAAATCTCTCAGATATACCGTTAAGAAGCTCTGCTATCTGTTCATATTTCATGGGGTTTAATGTTCCGATCTCAAACCCAAATTTTTCATGTTCAGTGCCTATCCTGTACAAAAGAATGATATATGGCTTCATCAATTATcagattttattaaaataaaacaaataaagtatGCATAATCATACTATGTTAACTAGAAGTTGGATTCTCATAATGAAGCAAAATCCAtccataaaattcaaataaacaaaaaaagtacTGGTGTTTGGAACAACACGAAATGCTGAATAGCAACTCTAGAAGCACATCGGTACATATTGAAACTGGAGAATACTTTTGTAAGAACAAGATGCAATCAAAATCTTAGTACTAAGAAAAGCTATAACTTCAACCTCCAGTTTTCCTTGGGTTTGCAACCCGAAGCAAGGTAACCTACGAGATCTTCCTTTGTAAGTGGCTCGGTCGAGATAACAGCATCTTCTGTAGGAGGACTTGCAGCAACAGTTACCTGGCGCCCATGCCTGCTTCCCAGTCCAATGCCTATGGAACTTGAGCTTGGTTTCACCTTCAGGGAACTCCAATAAGGGGACCGCATTCTGGCCGAGTCAACTGTGTTGGCAAAGCTATTAACTCCATTTTGCCTAATTTTACACTGTATAATCCTGGAATGAATGCTGTGAGATGACCCAGGATGGGACATCAATGCCATGACTAGCACCTGCATAAAAACACCAAAGAACCAATATTGGGCTTAAGAAAAATGTTCTCACAATCAAATCAACACACTGGCACATAACAAAATATCCAACAACACGCGTTCTCGACATTTTTGTcatgaaaaaattcattcaATTACGCAAATCAGTGCCAATTATAtcattcattcaattttcaaactaAGTATGCAAAACCTGCAAATCAAAGCAATACTGATTCTCATGGTAACGGTGCAAAATATTATCTTATGAGCCGGAGAGGCAGTAGCGGAATGATCATCAAAATTCTAAACATGCTGATGCTCAGATTAACCCTGTTTCAGTGTATGTTCCACATTTTTTTCCATAATCAGAAACTTCACACAATTTTTTAGCTGGTGCACATATGTTAACGCagatacacacacacaattcacCAACAATTATAACATCGGACTTGAATTACAAATTCTCAGCAGCTCACTTATTTCCGTTAACTAATTAAACAATTGAGAATAATCCACAAGTAGGAGAAACTTAAACTAgtgtaaattaatatttaaatcgAGAAACACACAGAATCCATGGCGTAGAAACCAACGCCAGAAAAATccgaagaaaaaaaaaaagcacaatCAGTAACAGTAACACTCAACAGTAACGAAACAAACTCGATACCTTATCTACCTTTAATCGACCTCAAATAAGCAGAATCAGAAGCACAAGTCACAGCAGGAAAATGGCGCGATTGAACAGTAGGATTTGGTGAGCAGAAACCTGAACGAAAGAGGGAAAGAAGGCGATGGGGCTACTATAATGTGCGGCGCCGTTCACTCTTTTTGCTGTGGTCCATTTCATTTGTCATAAAAAATTTTGTAagtttataaatgaaattctactttctataaataaaactttttataaaataaacttctcttataaaaaaaactatattagTTTTTAGGAGGTGATTAAattcaaactctaaatattatagAAACGGCAAACTATAATTTGGAcagttagaaaatatcaatagatataaaatactagcaaagaaaaatattaacacagTGTCAACCGTTGATAATGTGTTGACATAgtgttaaaattttgttaatattttttgttgttgtaattttgtcatttagtttagaatttgtataatatttgactgcgtattgtatttttaaaggGAACAAAGAGTTATATCGTTGACAAAATTATATGAGTATAAAATGTTAGAGCTATATGGTTAATGTCGTCAATCCTTTTTCCCCTCATTTTTTTGACTTTTCCAGTTTGCCTAGctaattaagtaattatttactggagtattagttatttttcattttttctttataagaAATGACCTGctcttattttgaatttattttgtaatgaCATATTTGGTAGGGATGATAACTCATCCAGGATGGAATTTTACgaacaatataaaaaacagCGATACTCATGACTGTCCACACGCCTCCAAGAatagaaactaaaaaaaaaattataggagTACAGTAGTAGGtattttttagatttcaaatttgtaaatttttaaaatatttagattttaaactacttttagtattattaaaatagagcAATAGATTACTAATTTAGGTTTGCCTCTAAATAATTTTGGTGGAGAGAATGAGGGAAGATAAATTAAGATCGTAACTTATAACGGTGTCTacttattgataaaaaaaacttaattatttacatttaatCACTTCATATCCTAGTAACGGTGTCTATGTCTCCCCACCATTCTTACACCGGccaaagaaattttttattaatgcagccaaaaatatttaaaacattattacgaatatatgtatttatattatggGGCAG
The nucleotide sequence above comes from Salvia hispanica cultivar TCC Black 2014 chromosome 5, UniMelb_Shisp_WGS_1.0, whole genome shotgun sequence. Encoded proteins:
- the LOC125189142 gene encoding glutamate--cysteine ligase, chloroplastic-like; translated protein: MALMSHPGSSHSIHSRIIQCKIRQNGVNSFANTVDSARMRSPYWSSLKVKPSSSSIGIGLGSRHGRQVTVAASPPTEDAVISTEPLTKEDLVGYLASGCKPKENWRIGTEHEKFGFEIGTLNPMKYEQIAELLNGISERFDWDKIMEGENIIGLKQNNQSISLEPGGQFELSGAPLETLHQTCAEVNSHLYQVKAVAEEMGIGFLGIGFQPKWRREDIPIMPKGRYVIMKNYMPKVGSLGLDMMFRTCTVQVNLDFDSEADMIKKFRAGLALQPIATALFANSPFTEGKPNGYLSMRSQIWTDTDNDRSGMLPFVFDDSFGFEQYVEYALDVPMYFVYRKKKYIDCAGMSFRDFLAGKLPSLPGEYPTLNDWENHLTTIFPEVRLKRYLEMRGADGGPWRRLCALPAFWVGLLYDNDSLQNVLDMIADWTLEEREMLRNKVPKEGLKTPFRDGLLKHVAQEVLKISKDGLERRGFKEAGFLNELTEVVNTGITPAEKLLALYHGKWGRSVDPVFEELLY